Proteins encoded in a region of the Anopheles ziemanni chromosome 2, idAnoZiCoDA_A2_x.2, whole genome shotgun sequence genome:
- the LOC131281792 gene encoding uncharacterized protein LOC131281792 yields MSGTKCRLCLCSVDKQTGLFCSVKDETFSGMLKTVFSFPVASVHTVANKTYNMPALVCLLCATSIRNFFDFSQKVAAVQKKLEKETLNNDDSMSISELLQLIKTEPVLEEDVIERNDNESLDMSVDIEPISRPTNQKQSCDLPYLRSGQSGQNQDWTVDRTDKFINCVDKNEVVKSIVDVERRVNYVATRLEQVLRKSLDPRHRIEQYESFDFKMVTNKEECEAFNEQLSEKAYMDKIINMIQGKVKSNDGRKRMYIAFDLFFSRAFVAECNWTGRNSLNKNLPGKIAFISFQHFVKLFQLIGTTNRTFMTEDEVIKFFKLKLHNAKQRMNLKGLRKAYYCKPHKKNKINKADNTSD; encoded by the exons atGAGCGGGACGAAGTGTAGGCTATGTCTCTGTTCCGTGGATAAGCAAACAGGCCTTTTTTGCTCAGTAAAAGATGAAACCTTCAGCGGCATGCTGAAGACggtgttttccttccct GTAGCATCGGTGCATACGGTTGCGAACAAAACCTACAACATGCCCGCTTTGGTGTGTCTCCTGTGTGCGACAAGCATTCGCAACTTTTTTGATTTCAGTCAAAAGGTTGCAGCTGTTCAGAAGAAACTGGAAAAGGAAACCTTAAACAACGATGATAGTATGTCGATTTCTGAGCTTCTTCAACTCATTAAGACGGAGCCTGTGTTGGAGGAAGATGTTATCGAACGGAACGATAATGAATCGCTCGACATGTCTGTGGACATCGAACCCATTTCGAGGCCAACAAACCAAAAGCAAAGTTGCGACCTACCATATTTACGCAGTGGTCAATCAGGTCAGAACCAAGATTGGACTGTTGACCGCACAGATAAATTCATTAATTGCGTTGATAAAAACGAGGTGGTGAAAAGCATTGTTGATGTAGAAAGGCGTGTGAACTATGTTGCAACACGACTGGAACAAGTTCTTCGGAAAAGCTTAGACCCCAGGCATCGAATTGAGCAGTAcgaatctttcgattttaAGATGGTTACTAATAAGGAAGAGTGTGAGGCATTTAATGAACAATTATCGGAGAAGGCATACATGGACAAGATCATAAATATGATTCAAGGCAAAGTCAAATCAAATGATGGCCGAAAGCGAATGTATATAgctttcgatttatttttttcgagggcATTCGTTGCTGAGTGCAATTGGACAGGAAGAAATTCTCTAAACAAAAACTTACCAGGCAAGATTGCCTTCATAAGTTTTCAACATTTTGTGAAGCTTTTCCAATTGATTGGTACTACAAACCGAACATTTATGACCGAGGATGAAGTGATCAAGTTCTTCAAGCTTAAGTTACAtaatgcaaaacaaagaatGAATTTAAAAGGGCTTCGTAAGGCGTACTATTGTAAACctcataagaaaaataaaataaataaagcggATAATACATCAGATTAA
- the LOC131281802 gene encoding uncharacterized protein LOC131281802 has product MSSTKCRLCLCLVDKQTGFSCSLNDDAFCAMLKIVFPFPISSVHTVANKTYDLPVLVCFLCATTVRNFYNFSQTVSTVQKKLQRECLGKDDNLSIEELLQYIKKEPEMRNDISDANDTESVKMSAHMVSTQSAASEEEIIGLPHSATDPDAPFQEWIGATIGKSIGCMNTNEVINGIVAVERRVKTVVSRLDMLLRQSSKVAQLSNCHDDFEFDLVSSEEECEAFDAKLSEAAYMDKIINWIDDRVKCDDGNRRMFLSIDLIFTRAFLTKCSVTGASHKGEPKIAFRRFQNILKLFRLIGTTHLTLMTDEGVIMFFSTRLRNSRQRMLAKGVRRSSKNYTRLINYKMLQNTNSM; this is encoded by the exons ATGAGTAGCACCAAGTGTCGACTGTGCCTCTGCTTAGTGGATAAACAAACAGGTTTTTCATGTTCACTAAACGATGATGCTTTCTGCGCTATGTTGAAAATCGTGTTTCCGTTTCCT ATATCGTCGGTCCACACTGTCGCAAACAAAACCTACGATTTGCCTGTTTTGGTATGTTTCCTATGCGCTACCACCGTTCGCAATTTCTACAACTTTAGTCAAACAGTTTCGACTGTTCAGAAGAAATTACAAAGGGAATGCTTGGGCAAAGATGATAATTTGTCAATTGAAGAGCTTCTTCAATACATTAAGAAGGAACCAGAAATGCGAAATGATATAAGCGATGCGAACGATACAGAATCTGTTAAAATGTCCGCGCATATGGTTTCAACTCAGAGTGCAGCAAGTGAAGAAGAAATCATAGGTTTACCTCATTCTGCTACTGATCCAGACGCACCATTTCAAGAATGGATAGGCGCAACAATAGGTAAATCTATTGGTTGCATGAACACAAACGAAGTCATCAATGGCATTGTAGCTGTAGAAAGGCGTGTCAAGACTGTTGTGTCGCGACTTGATATGTTGCTTCGACAGAGTTCAAAGGTGGCACAATTAAGCAATTGTCATGATGATTTTGAGTTTGATCTTGTTAGTAGCGAGGAGGAATGTGAAGCATTCGATGCTAAATTATCTGAAGCAGCATACATGGACAAGATAATAAATTGGATTGACGATAGAGTGAAATGCGATGACGGCAATCGTCGTATGTTTTTATCAatcgatttaatttttactaGGGCCTTTTTAACGAAATGTAGTGTGACTGGAGCATCACATAAAGGTGAACCAAAGATAGCCTTCAGACGAttccaaaacatattgaaGTTATTCCGATTGATAGGCACTACACACCTCACACTTATGACCGACGAAGGGGTTATTATGTTTTTCAGCACAAGACTAAGGAATTCCAGACAAAGGATGCTTGCGAAAGGAGTTCGTCGTTCATCAAAAAATTACACTAGGCTTATAAATTACAAAATGCTTCAAAACACCAACAGTATGTGA
- the LOC131294011 gene encoding transcription factor grauzone-like, whose product MQSKKYHMKGSKKQSILCLRLRASMREHMRETHSSDKIVICEICGKQFRSKKNLKQHMEAYHICHVECRYCCSICQKQFKHGKSYKEHMAAHTGITLYECDVCGHGFNSNANMYAHRKRKHPVEWKEKKTKRLISKQINNELSV is encoded by the exons ATGCAATCGAAGAAGTATCATATGAAAGGTTCAAAGAAGCAATCGATTTTGTGTTTACGTTTAAG AGCTTCGATGCGCGAGCATATGCGTGAAACGCATAGCTCAGATAAAATAGTCATTTGCGAAATTTGTGGAAAACAGTTTAGaagcaagaaaaatttaaaacaacatatGGAAGCTTATCATATT TGTCACGTGGAATGTAGGTACTGCTGCAGCATCTGCCAGAAGCAATTTAAACACGGCAAAAGTTACAAAGAACACATGGCCGCCCACACGGGCATTACACTATACGAGTGCGACGTTTGTGGACATGGGTTTAACTCGAATGCTAATATGTACGCACATAGAAAGCGCAAACATCCCGtcgaatggaaggaaaagaagacgAAGCGACTCATCAGCAAACAGATAAACAACGAATTATCTGTCTAG
- the LOC131282280 gene encoding protein hobbit yields the protein MLEILYAIVFGVLSYLALAWLVPKVIGYVLKHLYNIEINVGRISLPCALRDVTVCKSGFSVQIDEISLQSSFVNSDVSKLLSINVRDVRINKDINKSTSGSGSPGGSPGATSRDTEWSAHPRSPPTTGSIGRRNMLDFREKRIPPRILKIAQFMAVHISNISVALLNSAQEPGWLLHATAKELHLDGSLVHSTKSLLVSASLCEAQAKILRHCLSTPKRLERSRKISDLPQPCLGTLSFGIALDAVLIVDAPMSLEKLTLAMTNTKVVLHGGLYDFIKDAQAQKRRQQMLLRQLDGATDGVDANNQQEAPDAEETLTFSEMYLRLAPIVPKNFSLKVENTTIGAVRENSSHDFAATLATFAVSSKFSNRPSCVTELPLVYVGMQLQQLEIDTRHEKLLYLAQFSVDSKLEGTLVNVYSKLSSFVLIYNHREIYGWISKNFFPTDMGSSGHLNPKSLKLSGLADKCRRARSGPTGTGMLEAFLKRVVVKGCAELWDVTAVFKFGPSQVSSICCNHAKLLLEQFAERRSKVYENRWVNLLLDRRHWSAELLIESVWWSLSANLSHKDNAQSLKKSHIRGSPFYIAMSLSKLSSHGDTTKLDFSVHTLRVEYSPTLADCLVNAKRCLEQYRDVRPSLGSTAKGTSRVSQQRGLLPLVGDLMVNARITDISAFFFNAYETCVLANLNELTVGRSALKNFVRFDSFQMEILDFRHITGCDYGSAELQNVFVNVKGIRVEYTDVGGISKLDVWLLEDAVVMWNANLHMHLVTLLQEMKALRGELKAKAPFSESSSELPVPEKEEEEKEDTVNATRYSRSSFFRSMVLDLHAEGNVEFGIKISERHSMQVFGENAYVCRKGRWLLAIENIVIKIDDQHIFTFKDVDVQSLDRVELLCEERQNYEHFQLPSNRVWATTIGGVKVIFPYEHDFYGAIVNEFVSIYKWLKVVHNYKKKPFTINSPLPSDMIIQIKEFLLEMSDDPFEVKLRDNYVLLLDEYHESVKRKDLFDQKIAQLCSERLMLPPGTLEELNANLIKKNSEIYIQRSKRISEAGPPRTRLIAWIMTDLEIMAMADPSLHGADNAIRMIRLLDPESPWPDEGIEFVTLWCRAVNIGCTEWKFMLRDYPQPMFHVKAMHLFGTLAGAEMAPPRRAKRDVEIEIGEPFGTHTVQRSMTSIKFYHDFNWELEYLAYAFGPCWEPVMAQCNLMMEKISAPSRDPSPPLPFWDKMRLLMHGQLSIIAKQFTILLHASLDPYNTTEEMELTWNNCGIMYSNARLMFKGDLNIYVRTASRYDDCRLLHLPNLKLTFKLNWVCLANPNDHHAVVPCAPDKLPEYSSNQVHDSFRAFRSQHLNIWVSFEIKQNASDMDIPNLVLYGSTLRWFESLKLILSGVTRPTRRGPVFNNVRPRKKQLSRHYRKANLQMSLHRFQIFYWMSHALNRGFQLSGGRITFSSEHTLTLLPIDDGLIHRPRADWSVMYMNCELNDAEIWLRTTQISNAEQQQQQQQQQQRTDTSSESLSNASGDIYRYYFLSVARVSYGREALLSTNGNEREKDTPTHKLVVYDLKGAWTKDNRDVAFALFDSLVKSQKLKNNLATEALKCFRKEGGGGPAAGGTGTGGSSGAGDVGTPFKTRNTGQDMHQGGGGIAGTTSGTGHLGAKGKAQQSSDSLAMLQQLIQEADHKPLVYSDDQSAQTRQQQLKGLQAYQEGDVLHYNWAISLVNSQVLLKGCETSGYVILSAAKAEILQRVHRPVWRDHTIVSKTTWVGSLECMQYYATVSANDGDSHEMAEIMWLTVDNIQEKDRGETVISELPDLPHLVGSGQSVGGVVSETVGVLGESCYSSGQKPPIQLQRIVSRCKCEFFYVSYGDTSIDPGTISEVPPPPVEESMSPWENQDEPVDAFTLMHHDLDVCTNSLQYAMILDIVNNLLLYVEPQRKEALEQLARMRFQLQLYSSEDQKRPIQHLQTEIRGLMSRIRCLEKDVYFITKARLEEGDSEELRVEYDEVHNIIMHYKELLTTKSDELDMMLSCYNESQLSASNRLATFRKDKPLTIVRANEICFKHAQWRLTEADGQIGIADLILSNFLYTKNSKSDDSVDHLLELGYIRISNLIPRDNYTEVLCPTEIQRDMPVEHKRVLRVFCREKPPVGGISVKEHFEINVVPITIQISKKFYNTMLKFCFPDRDEADAADELDGGSDAASTSGASTGSSVPSKGGGGLRKTNSSALAGAGASSSSGSTSGGGGKKSSKDSNFYVRIQDDVEKMKERAEKNKLFIYIKIPEVPVKVSYKGNKEKNFEDITDLSLLIPTLEYHNVTWTWLDLLLAMKSDSRRVLLSQAIKQKLKLKKALVDEQPSPQEEDKAKMLFGNRHARARNKPENKSLRKGVFKFSKS from the exons ATGTTAGAAATCTTGTACGCAATAGTGTTTGGTGTATTGAGCTATCTAGCTTTGGCATG GTTGGTTCCCAAAGTAATCGGGTATGTGCTGAAACATCTGTACAACATCGAGATCAATGTCGGCCGGATAAGTCTGCCTTGTGCTTTGCGTGATGTCACGGTGTGCAAAAGTGGCTTCTCGGTGCAGATCGACGAGATCAGCCTGCAGAGTAGTTTCGTTAACTCGGATGTCTCGAAACTGCTCTCCATCAACGTGCGGGATGTTCGGATCAACAAGGACATCAACAAAAGCACGTCAGGCAGTGGTAGCCCAGGGGGCAGTCCTGGTGCTACCAGCCGTGACACCGAATGGTCCGCCCATCCTCGCTCTCCACCAACAACTGGAAGCATAGGGCGGCGGAATATGCTGGACTTTCGGGAAAAGAGAATACCGCCGCGAATTCTGAAGATAGCCCAGTTTATGGCCGTGCACATCAGTAACATTTCGGTGGCATTACTGAACAGTGCCCAGGAGCCGGGATGGTTACTCCACGCCACCGCTAAAGAGCTTCACCTGGATGGGAGTCTCGTGCACAGCACGAAATCGCTACTCGTATCGGCTTCACTATGCGAGGCGCAAGCAAAAATACTACGCCATTGCCTCTCGACACCGAAGCGACTGGAGCGTTCGCGTAAGATATCTGATCTTCCCCAACCATGCCTGGGAACGCTAAGCTTTGGTATTGCGCTCGATGCGGTACTCATCGTCGATGCACCGATGTCACTGGAAAAGCTCACTCTCGCCATGACCAATACGAAGGTTGTTCTGCACGGTGGTCTATACGACTTCATAAAGGACGCGCAGGCACAAAAACGTCGACAGCAAATGCTTTTGCGGCAGCTGGATGGGGCAACAGATGGGGTGGATGCCAATAACCAGCAAGAAGCACCGGATGCCGAGGAGACGCTTACCTTCAGCGAAATGTACCTACGGTTGGCACCGATTGTACCGAAAAATTTTTCCCTTAAAGTGGAAAACACAACGATCGGTGCAGTGCGAGAAAACTCGTCACACGACTTCGCTGCCACGCTGGCAACGTTCGCTGTGTCGAGCAAGTTCAGCAACCGACCATCGTGCGTCACCGAGCTGCCGCTCGTGTACGTCGGAATGCAGCTGCAACAGCTCGAGATCGATACCCGCCACGAGAAGCTGCTCTATCTGGCCCAGTTCAGTGTCGACTCAAAGCTCGAGGGAACCCTGGTGAACGTTTATTCGAAACTGTCCTCATTTGTGCTCATCTACAACCATCGGGAGATATACGGTTGGATaagtaaaaactttttccccacCGACATGGGATCCTCCGGTCATCTCAATCCAAAGAGCTTGAAACTTTCTGGCCTGGCGGATAAGTGCCGCCGTGCAAGGTCGGGTCCCACCGGAACGGGCATGCTAGAAGCGTTTCTCAAACGGGTCGTCGTGAAGGGTTGCGCGGAACTGTGGGATGTTACGGCGGTGTTCAAGTTTGGTCCATCGCAAGTATCGTCGATCTGCTGTAACCATGCCAAGTTGCTGCTGGAACAGTTCGCCGAGCGGCGCAGTAAGGTGTACGAAAACCGGTGGGTAAATCTATTGCTCGATCGTCGCCATTGGAGCGCCGAACTGCTGATCGAATCGGTCTGGTGGTCGCTTAGTGCGAACCTTTCCCACAAGGACAACGCGCAGAGTCTTAAGAAGAGCCACATACGCGGCAGTCCGTTCTACATAGCGATGAGTCTGAGCAAGCTGAGCAGCCATGGGGACACGACGAAGCTCGACTTTTCCGTCCACACGCTTCGGGTGGAGTATAGTCCGACGCTGGCGGATTGTTTGGTGAACGCGAAGCGTTGCCTCGAGCAGTATCGTGACGTTCGACCGTCTCTCGGTTCCACGGCGAAAGGAACGTCCAGAGTTAGCCAGCAGCGTGGTCTGCTGCCACTGGTAGGCGATCTGATGGTAAATGCGCGCATTACCGACATTTCAGCGTTCTTCTTCAACGCGTATGAGACGTGTGTACTGGCGAATTTGAACGAACTGACGGTCGGCCGGTCGGCGTTAAAGAATTTTGTGCGCTTCGATAGCTTCCAGATGGAGATACTCGACTTCCGGCATATCACAGGCTGCGATTACGGTTCGGCTGAGCTACAGAACGTATTCGTCAACGTAAAGGGCATCCGTGTGGAATACACGGACGTCGGGGGCATTTCGAAGCTAGATGTTTGGCTGCTCGAAGATGCGGTGGTGATGTGGAACGCAAATCTACATATGCATCTCGTTACGCTGCTCCAAGAAATGAAGGCGTTGCGCGGCGAACTGAAAGCGAAGGCACCTTTCTCCGAGTCATCTTCCGAGCTGCCCGTGccggagaaggaggaggaggaaaaggagGACACGGTAAACGCTACACGATACAGCCGCTCGTCTTTTTTCCGCTCTATGGTGCTAGACTTGCACGCTGAGGGTAACGTCGAGTTTGGGATAAAAATCAGCGAACGACACTCGATGCAAGTGTTTGGGGAGAATGCGTACGTTTGTCGGAAGGGACGGTGGCTTCTGGCAATTGAGAACATTGTAATCAAAATTGACGATCAGCACATTTTTACGTTCAAGGACGTTGATGTTCAGTCGCTCGACCGGGTGGAGCTACTGTGCGAGGAACGACAGAACTATGAACACTTCCAACTGCCCTCCAACCGTGTATGGGCCACGACGATCGGAGGCGTCAAG GTTATCTTTCCCTACGAGCATGACTTTTATGGCGCGATAGTGAATGAGTTCGTATCGATCTACAAGTGGCTCAAAGTGGTGCACAACTACAAAAAGAAACCCTTCACAATCAATTCACCTTTGCCAAGCGATATGATTATACAG ATCAAAGAATTCCTACTGGAAATGAGTGACGACCCGTTTGAGGTGAAGCTGCGCGATAACTACGTTCTCCTGCTGGATGAGTATCACGAGAGCGTAAAGCGGAAGGACCTGTTCGATCAGAAGATAGCGCAGCTCTGCTCAGAACGTCTGATGCTACCACCGGGTACACTAGAGGAGCTGAACGCGAACCTCATCAAGAAGAACTCGGAAATCTACATACAACGTTCGAAGCGCATTTCTGAAGCCGGTCCACCGCGCACGCGGTTGATTGCGTGGATCATGACCGATCTGGAGATCATGGCCATGGCCGATCCGTCTCTACACGGGGCGGATAATGCGATCCGTATGATACGTCTACTCGATCCGGAAAGCCCATGGCCGGACGAGGGTATCGAATTCGTGACACTTTGGTGCCGGGCGGTCAACATTGGCTGCACCGAGTGGAAGTTTATGCTGCGTGACTACCCCCAGCCGATGTTTCATGTGAAGGCGATGCATCTGTTCGGGACGCTGGCGGGGGCGGAGATGGCCCCACCGAGACGGGCTAAGCGAGACGTGGAGATCGAAATAGGCGAACCGTTCGGAACGCACACGGTACAGCGCAGTATGACATCGATCAAGTTCTATCACGACTTCAACTGGGAGTTAGAGTACCTAGCGTATGCGTTCGGTCCGTGCTGGGAACCGGTGATGGCACAGTGCAATCTGATGATGGAGAAAATATCGGCACCATCGCGCGATCCGAGCCCACCGCTTCCGTTCTGGGACAAGATGCGCCTGCTGATGCATGGTCAGCTGTCGATTATTGCCAAACAGTTTACGATCCTGCTGCACGCCTCGCTCGATCCGTACAACACGACAGAAGAGATGGAGCTGACGTGGAACAACTGTGGCATCATGTATTCGAACGCTAGGCTTATGTTCAAAGGAGATCTGAACATCTACGTGCGGACGGCGTCCCGCTACGACGATTGTCGGTTGCTGCATTTGCCCAACTTGAAGCTCACATTCAAATTGAACTGGGTGTGCTTGGCGAACCCGAACGATCACCACGCGGTGGTTCCCTGCGCCCCGGACAAGCTGCCCGAGTACAGCAGTAACCAGGTGCACGATTCGTTCCGGGCGTTCCGGTCGCAGCATCTCAACATTTGGGTGTCGTTCGAGATCAAACAGAATGCGTCCGATATGGACATTCCGAACCTGGTGCTGTACGGAAGCACGCTGCGGTGGTTCGAGAGCCTGAAGCTGATCCTTTCCGGTGTGACGCGTCCAACTCGCCGTGGGCCAGTGTTTAATAATGTGCGGCCGCGCAAGAAGCAGCTGAGTCGCCACTATCGCAAAGCAAACCTGCAGATGAGCTTGCACCGGTTCCAGATCTTTTACTGGATGTCGCACGCTCTCAATCGGGGCTTCCAGTTGAGTGGGGGTAGGATTACGTTCAGTTCGGAGCATACGCTCACGCTGCTTCCGATAGACGACGGGCTAATCCATCGGCCCCGGGCCGACTGGTCGGTGATGTACATGAACTGTGAGCTGAATGATGCCGAAATCTGGCTACGGACCACACAGATTAGCAATGctgagcaacagcagcaacaacagcagcaacagcagcgtaCTGATACGAGCTCGGAGAGCCTTTCGAATGCGAGCGGAGACATTTATCGGTACTATTTTCTGAGCGTTGCAAGGGTTTCCTACGGGCGAGAGGCGTTGCTCTCGACGAATGGCAACGAGCGAGAGAAGGACACCCCAACGCACAAGCTCGTCGTGTACGATCTCAAGGGTGCATGGACCAAGGACAACCGGGACGTAGCTTTTGCGCTGTTCGATTCGCTGGTGAAGAGCCAGAAATTGAAGAACAACCTCGCAACGGAAGCTCTCAAGTGTTTCCGCAAGGAAGGAGGCGGTGGTCCTGCGGCTGGAGGCACTGGCACTGGAGGATCGTCCGGGGCTGGCGATGTTGGGACACCGTTTAAGACTAGGAACACCGGCCAGGATATGCACCAGGGTGGTGGGGGTATAGCTGGAACAACGTCCGGCACGGGTCACCTGGGTGCAAAGGGGAAGGCACAGCAGTCGAGCGATAGTCTGGCGATGTTGCAGCAGCTGATACAAGAGGCAGACCATAAGCCGCTGGTATACAGTGACGATCAGTCGGCCCAGAcacgccagcagcagctgaaGGGCCTGCAGGCGTACCAGGAGGGCGATGTGCTGCACTACAACTGGGCGATCTCGCTGGTGAACTCGCAGGTCCTGCTGAAAGGCTGTGAAACGTCCGGCTATGTGATACTGAGTGCGGCGAAGGCGGAAATTCTGCAGCGCGTTCATCGGCCAGTCTGGCGAGATCACACGATCGTCTCAAAGACTACCTGGGTCGGATCGCTCGAGTGCATGCAGTACTATGCGACGGTCAGTGCTAACGATGGTGACTCGCACGAGATGGCCGAAATAATGTGGCTCACGGTGGACAACATTCAGGAGAAGGACCGTGGCGAGACGGTGATCAGTGAACTGCCGGATCTGCCACATCTTGTCGGGAGTGGGCAGAGCGTCGGTGGCGTCGTCTCGGAGACGGTGGGTGTGCTGGGCGAGAGTTGCTACAGTAGTGGCCAAAAGCCACCGATCCAGCTGCAGCGAATCGTGTCGCGGTGTAAGTGTGAATTTTTCTACGTCAGCTACGGAGATACGAGTATCGATCCGGGGACGATAAGCGAAGTTCCGCCACCACCGGTGGAAGAATCGATGAGTCCTTGGGAGAATCAGGACGAACCGGTCGATGCGTTCACGCTGATGCACCACGATTTGGACGTGTGCACCAACTCGCTCCAGTATGCGATGATCCTGGACATTGTGAACAATCTGCTGCTGTACGTGGAGCCCCAGCGGAAGGAGGCGCTGGAACAGCTGGCCCGGATGCGCTTTCAGCTGCAGCTGTACAGCAGCGAGGACCAGAAGCGTCCGATACAGCACCTGCAGACCGAGATACGTGGCCTGATGTCGAGGATACGGTGCCTCGAAAAGGACGTGTACTTCATCACGAAAGCACGGCTGGAGGAGGGTGACTCGGAGGAGCTACGGGTGGAGTACGACGAGGTGCACAATATTATCATGCACTACAAGGAGCTGCTGACGACGAAGAGCGACGAGCTGGACATGATGCTATCGTGCTACAACGAGTCGCAGCTATCCGCTTCGAACCGATTGGCAACGTTCCGGAAGGACAAACCGTTAACGATCGTGCGTGCGAACGAGATTTGCTTCAAGCACGCGCAGTGGCGCCTAACCGAAGCAGACGGGCAGATCGGTATTGCCGATCTCATCCTCAGCAATTTTTTGTACACGAAAAACTCCAAAAGCGACGACTCGGTCGATCACCTGCTGGAGCTGGGCTACATCCGCATCAGTAATCTGATCCCGCGCGATAACTACACGGAGGTGCTGTGCCCGACGGAAATCCAACGTGACATGCCGGTCGAGCATAAGCGCGTGCTGCGCGTGTTCTGCCGCGAAAAACCTCCGGTAGGCGGTATCTCGGTGAAGGAGCACTTCGAAATAAATGTCGTACCGATCACGATCCAGATCTCGAAGAAGTTCTACAACACGATGCTTAAGTTCTGCTTCCCTGATCGTGACGAGGCGGACGCGGCTGACGAGCTGGATGGAGGTAGCGATGCGGCCAGCACGAGCGGTGCGTCCACCGGGTCGTCCGTGCCGTCGAAGGGTGGGGGCGGCCTGCGCAAGACGAACTCTTCCGCACTGGCCGGGGCAGGTGCTTCATCGTCGTCCGGCTCCACGTCCGGTGGCGGGGGCAAAAAGTCTTCCAAGGATAGTAACTTTTACGTGCGCATTCAGGACGACGTGGAAAAGATGAAGGAGCGGGCGGAGAAGAATAAACTGTTCATCTACATTAAGATCCCGGAGGTGCCGGTGAAGGTGAGCTACAAAGGCAATAAGGAGAAAAACTTCGAAGACATCACCGACCTATCGCTGCTGATACCGACTTTGGAGTACCACAACGTTACCTGGACCTGGCTCGACCTGCTGCTTGCGATGAAGTCCGACAGTCGACGTGTGTTGTTGTCTCAG gcaataaaacaaaagcttAAACTAAAGAAAGCACTAGTCGACGAACAACCATCACCGCAGGAGGAGGATAAGGCAAAGATGCTGTTCGGCAATCGTCATGCG CGGGCTCGGAATAAG ccGGAAAACAAAAGCCTTCGCAAAGGTGTGTTCAAGTTTTCCAAATCCTAA
- the LOC131294012 gene encoding uncharacterized protein LOC131294012 — protein sequence MSTIKCRLCLCLVDKQIDYSCSLKDDTFCTMLKTVFPFPISSVHTAANKTYNMPALVCLLCATTVRNFFDFSQKVAAVQKQLEKECSGNDDSMSISELLQLIKTEPVEDVSEPNANESLDMSVDIQPISMPTNQKQNNDLWNLSRSQAGQSHNRTSDRTVKPITCIDKNEVVESIVDVERRMNYVATRLEQVLRNNLDPRHRIEQQISFDFKKITNKEEFKAFNDKLAEKAYINKIIDMVDFRIKSNDGKQRMYIAFDLFFCKSFVPQCSWTGTSAKGVPGKIAFICFRNIVQLFQLIGTTNQAVMSQEELYKFFKVKLQNAKERMLRGQGLRDAYYRRPCKRNSVKKTDNGSKQNVGGLTV from the exons ATGAGTACCATTAAATGTCGACTATGCCTCTGTTTAGTGGATAAACAAATAGACTATTCATGTTCACTCAAAGACGATACTTTCTGCACCATGCTGAAAACCGTATTCCCGTTTCCC ATATCATCGGTGCATACGGCCGCGAATAAAACCTACAATATGCCCGCTTTGGTGTGCCTCCTGTGTGCGACAACCGTCCGTAACTTCTTTGATTTCAGTCAAAAGGTTGCAGCTGTTCAGAAGCAACTGGAAAAGGAATGTTCCGGCAACGATGATAGTATGTCGATTTCTGAGCTTCTTCAACTCATTAAGACAGAGCCTGTGGAAGATGTTAGTGAACCGAACGCCAATGAATCGCTCGACATGTCTGTGGACATCCAACCCATTTCGATGCCAACAaatcaaaagcaaaataacGATCTATGGAATTTAAGCAGAAGTCAAGCAGGTCAGAGCCATAATCGGACCAGTGATCGTACGGTTAAACCCATAACTTGCATTGATAAAAACGAGGTGGTGGAAAGCATTGTTGATGTAGAAAGGCGTATGAACTATGTTGCAACACGACTGGAACAAGTTCTTCGAAACAACTTAGACCCCAGGCATCGAATTGAGCAACAAATTTCTTTCGATTTCAAAAAGATTACTAATAAGGAAGAGTTTAAAGCATTTAACGATAAATTAGCTGAAAAGGCATATATTAACAAAATCATAGATATGGTTGATTTCAGAATCAAATCGAATGATGGCAAACAACGTATGTATATAGCTTTCGATTTATTCTTTTGCAAGTCTTTTGTACCTCAATGTAGTTGGACAGGAACCAGTGCAAAAGGCGTACCAGGAAAGATTGCCTTCATATGCTTCCGTAATATTGTGCAGCTTTTCCAATTGATTGGCACCACAAACCAGGCAGTTATGTCCCAGGAAGAATTGTATAAATTTTTTAAGGTAAAGCTGCAgaatgcaaaagaaagaatGTTGCGAGGACAAGGGCTTCGTGATGCGTACTACCGTAGGCCGTGTAAGAGAAATTCGGTTAAGAAAACGGATAATGGATCTAAACAAAATGTGGGTGGCTTGACTGTCTAA